The Delphinus delphis chromosome 2, mDelDel1.2, whole genome shotgun sequence genome segment GGTCTGATTTCGTTCGGAAAGACTGGGGTGTCTGTGttggaggggcaggggaagggtgagggtaaCGATACTGACCTTTAGGCAATGGTTATTACATGGGGAGtcggggtggggtgagggtccaagtggcagggggaggggcaggcttcTTCCTAATGGGTCAAACTTTATGACTGTGCTTTGAGTCCAATTCTTTCTGTAATAATTTCCAAGACACCCTCCCTTAAAAATATCCAGCTTATATTAATTGAGAATTTACTATGTATTCGGCACTACGCTGAATCCtttgcatgcattttttttttttttttgcggtatgcgggcctctcactgttgtggcctttcccgttgcggagcacaggctccagacgcgcaggctcagcggccatggctcacgggcccagccgctctgcagcatgtgggatcttcccggaccggggcatgaacccatgtccgctgcaccggcaggcggactctcaaccactgcgccaccagggaagccctgcatgcattatttcatttaaccctccAACACCTTATAAGATAGGTACTATGAAAACTACCCCCATTCatgtgatggggaaactgaagctcaggaggTTAAGCGACTCAGCCAGGCCACAAACTGAACGGGGACGTGAACTGAGATCTTGCTTAGGGTTGCATAGCTCCCTTTGAGTCCCAGAGGTCCTGGAAGATGGCTGCAGGTTGAGGAAAAGGCTTTTACATCAGCAAGGTGCTGAGCCCTGGGGGCTGACTtacaccccctccctgccccatacCAGGTTTCCAGGGTTTGCCCAGCCAGGAGGTCACGCTGACGCCGGGTGGAAGAGGCTGGTCAATGCCCTCCCAGTATACACCGCCATCGCTGGTCTCAGCCACGTTGGTGAAAAGGGTGTTACTCTGGATTGTGGCCATGGCATTGGGATTGGTGGTGGCAGAGGTGCCGGGGGCCACCCCAAAGAAGCCGTTCTCAGGGTTGATGGCCCGGAGTCGACCTGTCGGGAGGAAATGTGAAAAAACGGAAGGACTAACCAGGAAGAGTCGAGAGGTTCAGCCTCGGAAGGTCCTGCTCAGCCCCTCCATGCCCCGAGCTGGACCCTAGATCTGAGGGGAAAGGTTTTGCATCTCCAGGGCGGCTGGGCTGCCAGGaggcatgggggaggggtggttgtTCAGGAGAAGGTTCTCACTGACAAAGTTCACCCTGAGCGGTGGAGGCAGGAATCCTACACTCTGGTAAGAACCAGAACGGCGAGTATGATCCAAGGGCCTCTCACCATCACTGTCAAACCTCATCCAGGCGATGTCATCCCCCACACACTCCACTCTCCAGCCTGGCAGTGCCGGCCGCATCATGGCCAGGTTTGTCTTGCCACAGGCGCTGGGGAAGGCAGCTGCCACATACCGCTTCTTCCCCGCGGGGCTGGTGATACCCAGGATCTgccaggtggggagagggagcaaGGAAGAGGTCACCAGAGGTTAGGCATGGTCTGCATGGGAAGGACAGCTAGGGGTCAACAGGGAGGACCAATGTTTATTCATGAAACAGGTGCACTGCCTTGCTACAGGGCCTGGGGTGGCAGCAaggggaagccccccccccccccgacattCAGCAGCCTCGGGCCAAAGCTTCGGGCATTTGCGCAGAGTCCCTGGCCCGCCAGTTGGGTACCTGGCAGTGGAGAGGCGAGGCTGAGGCTGACTGGCCAGGCCCCACCCTTGGCCTGCCCCCCGAAGCTGCCCAGATCCTCACCAGGCCCTCACCAGCATGTGCTCCGCCAGCCAGCCCTCATCCCGGGCCAGCCGAGAGGCGATGCGAAGGGCAAAGCACTTCTTGCCCAGCAGGGAGTTGCCACCATAGCCGCTGCCGAAGGAGACGATCTCCCACTGGTCGGGCACGTGGCCAATCAGGGTTTTCTCTGGGTTGCATGGCCACTGGCTCACCGGCTCCCCTGGGGACAATGGGGTCATGGGGCTGCTGGCAGGGGCATCAGGCACTGGGGTGTCAGGGGCCGGAGGGATCAGGGGGTGGCAGGAAAGACACTTGGCAGCAGGGGTGGTGTCAATGGGTGGCTAAGGCCTCCCACCTCATAATATGCATCAGCTCCCATGCCCCTATTCTTGGACATGGATAATTCACTCTTCTCAATCTTGAGCAAACTGCTTTGCCAACTCAGCCTCACCCCCAGCGCACTGCTGCCCTAGCTTTGGGAATTCAGTATCTCACTAATCAGGATGGGTAGGATGTGGGGTTCCCTCTGAGTACAAGCAGGCCTCtgtgtccccccaccccgggcagaGCAGGCGCTCACCTTGCCCAGTCAGGGGCTGGCCCACGGAGTGCAGACACTTGACAAAGTCGCCATCTCCCAGGGCCTGAAGCACGGGCGTCCCCAGCCGGGTCATAATCCGCATGCTTGCCACCACGTAGGCGGAGTCCGTGAGCTGCACTCCGGTGCGGGACAGTGGGGAGCCCACGGGACCCATGCTGAATGGCAGTACATACATGGTTCGGCCTGTGGAGGAAAACACCACCTGGCTGAAGGGTTCCAACCTGTTTATTCCTTCAGTGCCCCTGCCTCTGTTTCCCTGCCCTGGTTACCTTGCATGCAGCCGGGAAACCTCTCATCCACGGCTTGCTGGAACTCAGCTGGGGACATCCAGTTGCCCAGCTGCCCACGGGCCCCGCCAGCCGGGAGGGGCACCGTGTCCCGTTGAGAAGGAGTTACAATCACCGTCTTGCTCTCTACTCGTGCCACATCCTTGGGGTCTGTGCGGGCCAGCCAGCTGGGGGAGAGCGGATATCAAGTAGATAGGGGTCAGTAGATCTCCCTCATCCCAGACCCACTCTTTCAAGTCCAACTTTGTCTCTAGGTCTTCTGTCGGCCTTATTTTTTCCCATCCATTTGCATCTCAGTTGCTTTCTCCAGATTTCGTCCCAGTCTAAGGGGTAGTTCCCTTGGCCCCAGCTCCCTGATGGGCTCTGCCCTGGCAAAAACTCCCTGAActtgtaagtaaaaaaaaaaaaaaaaaaaaaaaaaagcaaaggcttTTATTTGTATCAGTTTATTCACTTAACATAAAAATACAGACCAATCCCAATAATTCCTGATTGTTTCCTCCAAAGCTCCCATTCTCGCTCATTCCATTGGGATGGTCTACTTAAATTTGATTTCGTCTTGGTAAACCCAAAGTGGCCTCCGTCCCCGCAGCTGCCCCCATCTCGCAGGTCGCTGGGCTCAGGGCTTACCAGTTGTTGTACTTTGGGAGCTTTCGGATGAGCCCCTGCTGTTCCAGCAGGGTTAGTATGGCAGTGTTTTCCGCCTCGGTCCCATCACAGATGTGGATGTTCTCTGGTTTGCACAGGCGGGCACTGTTTTCCACAAAGTCTCGAACCCTAGCAGGCAGCTGGCCCAGGTCTCCACTCAGTACTCGCAGGGTCTGGATACTGCGCCGTGAGGGCCAGCCCCAGGGGCTCAGCCCACGCCATTTAAGCCTgcaagagaagaaacagagaagtaATGGGCCAGGTGTTCTCGTGGAAGATGGGCAAGTCAAGGGGACAGAAAGCTGGGCTGCTGGGGATGTGCTAAAGTAGGTCTGGGTACAGGCACCATGAAGAGGTCGGAATAGGTAAGGAAGGTGGGTTCAGGCCACGTCTGTCTTGTGGCCTTTATGAGGCTTAGTGAGGGTGTCTCCTGATTAGCAAGGGACAGGTATCACCAAACGAGCATAAAGACACATGCCTGGCTGTGTGGCTCTATGTATAAGGCATGCTGATGTTATTGGAGGCTTAGCTCATGCCCATTTTTTACTACGTCTGGTCAATGTTTGGAAATGAGCAGGTGTCCTATGGCCCAAATGTCAGTAAACTATGCCCAGTGGACAGCTTCATGTGTCTGGTGTCCTTTTCATTCTCAAGTATAGTTTTTATAAGTCAAAAAGACagctgttttcattcttttcttctgatgTGCATGCTGTAAGACTATGAAAGCCTCAGGCAGAGGACTAGGTCTTTGAGATGGAAAGTCCCAGGTTTCTAGATTTGGGCCCTCGCACAGAGAGTGGGTGATTGGATGTCAGGGTTCCAGGCACTGGATCTGCGGTTGCCCACCTGGGCCAACAAGGACTGCATGAAGTGCTGCCACTGGGTAGGTATTTTTGAACTGTGTAGAAGGCTTACTGTTGGAGAATGTCACTGGCTGGGGTGCATGCCCCAATTCTTAGAACAGGGTCCCTGGAGTCTGTCCCTTCACACCCGTAGGAGAGGGAAAAGTAAGGTCTTCTCCAGTTGGCCTGGACCCAGGGTGGAGTGACCCAGAGAGAGCAAAGGCCAAGAGAGAGAAGCTGTCCTCCTAATGCCAGGGCCTTGCCCGCCAGAAACTGTGCCCCACACGCCCAGCACCGCATGACCCTGTCCCTCTCTTGGCTCTCTTTCCTAGAGAGCACATGCCTAGAACTTTGGCTCTTGGTGGTGGGGTGGAACATTAGACTGCAGGGCGCTCAGACTCACAGGGAATAAGCCTGGGGAAGGGAGGACGCTCAGACCGTGAATGTGGGAGCTGGGTGGCTTcactgggcagggcagggtggaaACCCAGTGTGGCCCCAGGGGCAGAAGTGGAAGCCTCCTGGAACCTGGTTCTGTTCCGCCTCAGAGAGAAATTTCCCCTGAGCATTAATTTTAAAGGCAGACAGCCTTGGGGAGAACCTGTCTCCATGGGGATGCTGGCTCAGGAAGTCTCCTGGGaagctccctcccccactccccccccaGCCTCCTGAGTAGGaccttctccttttccccttctccaGAGACCACCCACAAGGGCTGGCCAAGTGGAACCAGCTGTGGGAGAGACAGAGGGTCAGCTCAGACCCTGGGACAAAAGCTGAGAAGGGAGGCTACAGAGGGAAGACAGGAAGCTGTGAAAAGGGGGAGAGGGCAGACAAGCAGGGCCTAGGGGTTCCCGTCCTGGACAGGCGATGAAGCCAGCCAGGTAAGAATGAAGGCACCTTGGCCCCCTCTTCCACCTTGCCTCCCTTCTTTCCCGGGCCCCAGGCCCCTCTGGCTGTCCTAGGCTTCCCGCCAGGTTCATCTGCCAGGATCCAGTCGCGGGAGAGGCTGGGGAATGGCTGTTTACCTTCTACCTTCTTTAGGGAGCTCTGAGCTCAGTCCCCAGGGGCTCATGCACCCTTGACCCCCAAGGCCCTACTGCTCCTCACCGCAATCTGGGGCACAAGCGCTACATCTGTAAAGCAAAGGAGGAGACACGGAGACCGGGCCCAGCGAGGACGAGCGAGGAGTGGAAAGGAAGTTCTGAGGGTGGCAGATAGAGACGGTGTGGTCAGGGACCAGcaaagcggggggtgggggtggggggtggggacggAAACCGAGAGACCCGGGGCGGCCTCCAGCGAGACGCACGACCCGAAAGGCCGTGGATCCAGACGCACTCGCCACCTGCGCGCCTCCTCCTCCTCGGAGGCGAAACCAGGCGGAGGAGGGCGAGCAGGAGAAGGCAAATGGCAGCCCCGAGGGGGCGAGCGCGGCGGAAGGTGCGGGTCGGCCCCGGACTGGGGGTCACTCACCGCAGGCCGGGGCGGTACACAGCGGCCATGGTAACTGGGCCGGGGCTGCGGGATGGCCGCGCGAACGGAGCGGAGCCGGGGAGACaaggaaggcagggaaggagggagcgcGGCGCAGAGAGCGGGAGCGCAGACTAGGCAGGAGGCGCTTAAAAAGGAGGAGGGCGGGCGAAGGGGCGGGACCCAGCAGGGCCGGCGCGACCCTCTCTCCGCCCCGGGCTCCAGCCCCATGTCAGCCCAGCCATAGCCCCACCTCCTGCATCTTAGCCCCCAAACCCTTGTCTCCCATTGGAGGATTGGGTCCTCTCCTCGGCTGCCTCCTCCCCGAGGCCCCGCCCCACCGCTACGCCTCGCCCCCTGCTCATGATGTAACTTTGAGGACTCTTGCTCCCGGGAGACAGCGACTGGGAGACGTTGGGTGACAAACAAGCTAAGAACAAGGAGAGAGGCCAGGGGCAGGAGCCCACGGGGCGCTGGAAGTCTAGAAGCCGGGGGCTGGGCATTGCCTTTCCCCTTCTTGCCGGGGCTTGGGTACTCTGAGCCCAGGCTCTTCTGTTGTCCAGGGCCCTAATGCCATGGTTCCCTCAGTCCCCAACTCCCAAATCCCTGTTTCTTCTCCCTGTGATGAGGGCTCTTTTCTGCCTTACCATGAAGTGGTGATGTCTCTCCACCCCAGAATCTCTTCTTTGGACCTCTGGCCTGGTCATTCTCTCCACATTCCCCTGGAGAATGCATCTGCCCCACCCAACCACCACCACAAAGTCCTCTGGTAACTTCTCAAGTTATGTCTCCAGCCAGACATCTCTCTTCAGCTTGAGACCACGGGTATCATCCCAAAGGCCAGAGCACCTCAAACTCAATGTGGCTATGGCAAGCATTGGCACAGCATCCACTCCCCCTTTCTGGTAatagcaccccaatgttcctttGGGGAACCACCTCCTCAGTCTGTGTGGTCTTGTGGGTCTCCTACCGGTGGGCTCTCAGCTTGGCCAATTTGTGTGTCCGTCACTCTGGCCACAGCCAGTGGAAATGTTCAGGAATGGGAATGAGGTCTCTTTCTGGGGCTTTTTCTGTCAACTTTCAACATGAGATCTCCTTCTGCTGGGGTTGCTGGGCTGGTAGAACCTAAGCCTGATGCTGCTGGGTGTCAGCTTGGCCCTGCAAAGCAGGAACCTGCCTGAGATGGAAACCAGGCTAGAGGAAGCAGGCTGAGGGATGGAGAGTGACAGATTCCTAATTCCGGGTATAGGAGTCAATAAATTTCTTCTCTTGCTCAAGCTAATTTCAAGTGGACTTCTGCTGTTTGCAACAGAAGCAGCCCTAATTCTGAGATTTCTCAGAGTTCTGTACTGGAACATAATGGGACAAAAGAGATGGCCTCCAGCCTTGGGCTTGCCGCTGACCCTCATCTCTTCCACCCAGGCTCCATCCTGGACTCAACCTCATGTGTATGTATTTGGGACTCTTCCCTCCAGTCCCTACATCCAAACTCTGTTCATACCCACTCCACTGCAAACAGCTCCTCTTTGGTCACTCTCTGGGCTTCAAGATGTGCACACTGGTGGCATCATGGCCAAGCTATTGAAGGTCATCATCTCTTCTGTGATCCTGCACCTGCTTTCATGGTTCCCTATCTCAGCAAATGGCACCACTATCTAGCCAGTTGCCCTAGAGGAACCTGAATCAGTCTAGACTATTCCTTTCTTATCGTCCAGTCAGACAGCAGGAACTTTGGATTTGTATTTCACAATTAGCTCTCAAGTCTGTGTCTGTTCCCCCTGGCCACTGCCTTAGTTCAGGGTTTATCTCTCACTTGGCATCAAACAATAGCTCCCAAGCACCTTGGCATCCCACATCTCCAAATgccaccccctctccctcccaccaagTTATTCTCCAAACTCTGCGCATAAGCTCACTTTGGAAAATTAAGAGAGAGGGATATTTATTGTATGGACACCAGGTGCCAGGCTCTGAGCCAGTAGCTTTACATGCATAATCTCATTCAGTTTCACAATAGCCCTGTTTTACCGATGTGGACACTGAGGCTTAGAGCTTAAGTCATTtcttcaaagtcacacagctgatcaGCAGGAGAAATGGAATCTGAATCCAAGTCTTTCTGACTCTAACTACcaagtcccccccccccaccccgccgcacTGCAATCCTATACTGTCTCCTTGATTTGTCCTTAAGgaaaaaatgagatcatataaCTCTTAGGCTTAAAATTCCTTCAAGGCTTCCTACTACATGGCAACTGATGTCCTTCATAATCTGGTTCCCATTTATCCAGTGGTATCACCCCCACCTCCCTACTTGCTGCCTTCTGTCCTATATACCAAACTCTGCAGTTCCCAGAGCACTTCTGTGAACCTTTCTGCCCTTCAGATTTAAATTAAACATCACCTTCTGTGTGAAGGTCAATGTGCCCCTTAGAATTAACATCTGTCTCATCTATGTTGGTTCAATACTGTGTACATAcctatatttttgaattaatcaCACTTTATTGTAGTAGTTTTTGTATCTCCGTAATCCTCACTGGAGTGTTAGCTACTTGAAAAAAGGAcccaaatttcattttattttttaaatatttatttatttaattttggctgcaccgggtcttagttgcggcatgtgggctctttgttgtggtgagcaggcttctctttagttgtggcacacaggctccagagcgtgtgggctctgtagttgcggcacgcaggctcactagttgtggcacaaggacttagttgccccacggcacgtgggatcttagttccccgatcgaCCTGGGATCGaatccacatcccctgcattggaaggcagattcttaaccactggaccaccagggaagttccaaaagGACCCAAATTTTAGTCTTCTTTTTATTCTAGCTCCTAGAAGAATCTGGCCCATAATAATTAGGCACTTAATCAACACTGGTggagtgaaagaatgaattaatcCCACATTTCTAATCTCCCCCCATTCTTCCTTAACTTTAGGCAGACTGAACAAGGGGCTCCCTTGAGGGTTTCCTTATCCGATTCCCCTTATGTGCCTCACAGTTTTGCTCGGTTCTCTAGCCCTCCTCCTAGCCTGGTCCACCAGCT includes the following:
- the PCK2 gene encoding phosphoenolpyruvate carboxykinase [GTP], mitochondrial gives rise to the protein MAAVYRPGLRLKWRGLSPWGWPSRRSIQTLRVLSGDLGQLPARVRDFVENSARLCKPENIHICDGTEAENTAILTLLEQQGLIRKLPKYNNCWLARTDPKDVARVESKTVIVTPSQRDTVPLPAGGARGQLGNWMSPAEFQQAVDERFPGCMQGRTMYVLPFSMGPVGSPLSRTGVQLTDSAYVVASMRIMTRLGTPVLQALGDGDFVKCLHSVGQPLTGQGEPVSQWPCNPEKTLIGHVPDQWEIVSFGSGYGGNSLLGKKCFALRIASRLARDEGWLAEHMLILGITSPAGKKRYVAAAFPSACGKTNLAMMRPALPGWRVECVGDDIAWMRFDSDGRLRAINPENGFFGVAPGTSATTNPNAMATIQSNTLFTNVAETSDGGVYWEGIDQPLPPGVSVTSWLGKPWKPGDKEPCAHPNSRFCAPARQCPIIDPAWEAPEGVPIDAIIFGGRRPKGVPLVYEAFNWRHGVFVGSAMRSEATAAAEHKGKVIMHDPFAMRPFFGYNFGRYLEHWLSMEGLKGARLPRIFHVNWFRRDEAGHFLWPGFGENVRVLDWICRRLEGEDSARETPIGLVPKEGALDLSGLGAIDTTQLFSLPKDFWEQEVRDIRSYLTEQVNQDLPKEVLAELEALEGRVHRM